In a genomic window of Myxococcaceae bacterium JPH2:
- a CDS encoding DUF4082 domain-containing protein codes for MTGMKCRAALVLAAAWLALSAGSAQAQTYSLFLPTDVPIVASVTNDSASVELGVKFTSDVAGDITGIRFYKGANNTGTHVGSLWSSTGTLLATATFTSETATGWQQVSFATPVRITPGTTYVASYHAPVGAYGFTDAGLTTGLDNPPLHALAGTTSGGNGLFQYAASSVFPTSSYRNSNYWVDVVFRPAEPVTLWPSTATPAVASVTNDAQAVEVGVKFKTDVSGNVLGVRFYKGAGNTGTHVGNLWSNSGTLLATATFSAETATGWQEVRFAAPVAIAANTQYVASYFAPVGAYAFNDGGLVTGLDAPPLHALPGNANGGNGVYGYGATTRFPTQSFNNSNYWVDVVFQATGAPPPTQPPVPGLSLWSASATPAVATAPETQAIELGVKFTSDLDGKVKGIRFFKGGGNTGTHVGNLWSSTGTLLATATFTSETASGWQLAQFATPVDIAAGTTYVASYFAPMGGYSYDSDGLVSGMNTPPLHALPGGTTAGGNGVFTYASTSTFPTQSYRSTNYWVDVLFQSNGPPPRPGVTGAGPVLVATAPGNPFTDYLKEILKAEGITTFAATDTGNLGSTVSLNDYKVVILGEQALSAAQVTLLTNWVTAGGTLIAMRPGANLNSLMGLNAATGTLANGYLRADTSQAPGQGITVETVQYHGLADLHTVVSGTRVVATLYSDAITPSTAAAVSLRPVGAGTAIAFAYDLAKSVVYTRQGNPAWQGQNRDGSNIGPRARSDDMFYGNALYDPQPDWVNLSKVQIPQADEQQRLLANMLHLTSPIPLPRLWYFPRAKKAVVVMTGDGHPGNATVARLNQYLAASPTGCSVADWECVRSTVYNYVGGIDATTAASYVAQGFEYAIHLDTGCTDFTATNLDPSTYTPQLASFAATYPTLPAPVTNRTHCIVWSDWSTQPKVALRHGIRLDTNYYFWPPEWVLDRPGLFTGSGIPMRFADEDGTPLDVYQATTQMTDESGQSFPLHIDTLLANAVGPLGYYGAFTANMHVDVQPSSGSDAIIASAQREGVPVISAKQLLEWLDAREGTHINTLAFTGTALSFTVTTPARNLSLMVPVHSFNGRTLVSVSVNGSAVSAPQQTIKGVAYAFVNAAQAGTYVATYQ; via the coding sequence ATGACTGGAATGAAGTGCCGCGCGGCCCTGGTTTTGGCCGCCGCGTGGCTGGCCCTCAGCGCAGGCAGCGCGCAAGCGCAGACCTATTCGCTGTTCCTTCCCACGGACGTCCCCATCGTCGCGTCCGTCACCAATGATTCCGCATCCGTGGAGCTGGGCGTGAAGTTCACGTCCGACGTCGCGGGCGACATCACCGGCATCCGGTTCTACAAAGGCGCGAACAACACGGGCACCCACGTGGGCAGCCTGTGGAGCAGCACCGGCACGCTGCTCGCCACCGCGACGTTCACGTCCGAGACGGCCACCGGCTGGCAGCAGGTCAGCTTCGCCACGCCGGTGCGCATCACGCCGGGGACGACGTACGTGGCCTCGTACCATGCCCCCGTGGGCGCGTATGGCTTCACCGACGCGGGCCTGACGACGGGGCTGGACAATCCGCCCCTGCATGCGCTGGCGGGAACCACCTCGGGTGGCAATGGCTTGTTCCAGTACGCCGCCAGCTCCGTGTTCCCCACGAGCAGCTACCGCAACTCCAACTATTGGGTGGACGTGGTGTTCCGCCCCGCCGAGCCCGTCACGCTCTGGCCCTCCACCGCCACGCCCGCCGTCGCCTCGGTGACGAACGATGCGCAGGCCGTGGAGGTGGGCGTGAAGTTCAAGACGGACGTGAGCGGCAACGTGCTCGGCGTGCGCTTCTACAAGGGCGCGGGCAACACCGGCACGCACGTGGGCAACCTGTGGAGCAACTCCGGCACGCTGCTGGCCACCGCCACGTTCAGCGCCGAGACGGCCACGGGTTGGCAAGAGGTGCGCTTCGCCGCGCCGGTCGCCATCGCCGCGAACACGCAGTACGTGGCCTCGTACTTCGCGCCCGTGGGCGCGTATGCCTTCAACGACGGCGGGCTCGTCACCGGCCTGGATGCGCCTCCGCTGCACGCGCTCCCGGGGAACGCCAACGGCGGCAATGGTGTGTATGGCTATGGCGCCACCACCCGCTTCCCCACCCAGAGCTTCAACAACTCGAACTACTGGGTGGACGTCGTCTTCCAGGCCACGGGCGCGCCTCCGCCCACGCAGCCGCCCGTTCCGGGACTCAGCCTCTGGAGCGCGTCCGCGACGCCCGCCGTCGCCACCGCGCCCGAGACGCAGGCCATCGAGCTGGGCGTGAAGTTCACGTCCGACCTGGACGGCAAGGTGAAGGGCATCCGCTTCTTCAAGGGCGGCGGCAACACCGGCACGCACGTGGGCAACCTCTGGAGCAGCACCGGCACGCTGCTCGCCACCGCCACGTTCACGTCCGAGACGGCCTCGGGATGGCAGCTCGCGCAGTTCGCCACGCCCGTGGACATCGCCGCGGGCACCACCTACGTGGCCTCGTACTTCGCGCCCATGGGCGGCTATTCGTATGACTCGGATGGCCTGGTCTCGGGCATGAACACCCCGCCCCTGCACGCGCTGCCCGGCGGCACCACGGCCGGCGGCAACGGCGTGTTCACCTATGCGAGCACGTCCACCTTCCCTACGCAGAGCTATCGCTCGACCAACTACTGGGTGGACGTCCTCTTCCAGTCCAACGGTCCGCCGCCGCGCCCAGGTGTCACGGGCGCGGGGCCGGTGCTCGTCGCCACGGCGCCGGGCAATCCCTTCACGGACTACCTGAAGGAGATCCTCAAGGCCGAGGGCATCACCACGTTCGCCGCCACGGACACCGGCAACCTGGGGTCGACCGTTTCGCTCAACGACTACAAGGTCGTGATCCTGGGCGAGCAGGCGCTCTCCGCCGCGCAGGTGACGCTGCTCACCAACTGGGTGACCGCGGGCGGCACGCTCATCGCCATGCGGCCGGGCGCGAACCTGAACAGCCTGATGGGCCTCAACGCGGCCACGGGCACGCTGGCCAATGGCTATCTGCGCGCGGACACGTCGCAGGCGCCCGGCCAGGGCATCACCGTGGAGACGGTGCAGTACCACGGCTTGGCGGACCTCCACACGGTGGTGTCCGGCACGCGCGTGGTCGCCACGCTCTACAGCGACGCGATTACGCCTTCCACCGCCGCCGCCGTCAGCCTGCGTCCGGTGGGCGCCGGCACCGCCATCGCGTTCGCGTATGACCTGGCGAAGTCCGTGGTCTACACGCGGCAGGGCAACCCCGCGTGGCAGGGCCAGAACCGGGACGGCTCCAACATCGGGCCGCGCGCTCGCTCCGACGACATGTTCTACGGCAACGCGCTGTACGACCCGCAGCCGGACTGGGTGAACCTGAGCAAGGTCCAGATTCCCCAGGCGGACGAGCAGCAGCGGCTGCTCGCGAACATGCTCCACCTGACGAGCCCCATCCCCCTGCCGCGCCTCTGGTACTTCCCGCGCGCGAAGAAGGCGGTGGTGGTGATGACGGGCGATGGTCACCCGGGCAACGCCACCGTGGCGCGGCTCAACCAGTACCTCGCGGCGAGCCCCACCGGGTGCAGCGTGGCGGATTGGGAGTGCGTGCGCTCCACCGTCTACAACTACGTCGGTGGCATCGACGCGACGACGGCGGCGTCCTACGTCGCGCAGGGCTTCGAGTACGCCATCCACCTGGACACGGGCTGCACGGACTTCACCGCGACGAACCTGGATCCATCCACGTACACGCCGCAGCTCGCGAGCTTCGCGGCCACGTACCCCACCCTGCCCGCGCCCGTCACCAACCGCACGCACTGCATCGTGTGGAGCGACTGGTCCACCCAGCCCAAGGTGGCGCTGCGCCACGGCATCCGGCTCGACACCAACTACTACTTCTGGCCGCCCGAGTGGGTGCTGGACCGTCCGGGCCTCTTCACGGGCTCGGGCATTCCCATGCGCTTCGCGGATGAGGACGGCACGCCGCTCGACGTCTATCAGGCCACCACGCAGATGACCGACGAGTCCGGCCAGTCCTTCCCGCTGCACATCGACACGCTGCTCGCCAACGCCGTGGGCCCGCTGGGCTACTACGGCGCCTTCACCGCCAACATGCACGTGGACGTGCAGCCGTCCTCCGGCTCGGACGCCATCATCGCGTCCGCGCAGCGCGAGGGCGTGCCCGTCATCAGCGCGAAGCAACTGCTCGAGTGGCTCGACGCGCGCGAGGGGACGCACATCAACACGCTGGCCTTTACCGGCACGGCGCTCTCCTTCACCGTCACCACCCCGGCGCGCAACCTGTCCTTGATGGTGCCGGTGCACTCGTTCAATGGCCGCACACTCGTCTCGGTGAGTGTCAATGGCTCAGCAGTCAGCGCACCGCAGCAAACCATCAAGGGTGTCGCCTACGCGTTCGTGAACGCCGCGCAGGCCGGCACCTACGTCGCGACGTACCAGTGA
- a CDS encoding FruA-associating protein, FapA produces MNRPDKHTSALDESWDAVADESSPPDAARLWLQASIRLTRSQADLHAAIFSNDGSEESLDRYASARAELDSAEAWALRVAKALPKSS; encoded by the coding sequence ATGAACAGACCCGACAAGCATACAAGCGCCCTGGATGAGTCGTGGGATGCCGTCGCGGATGAGTCGTCACCTCCGGACGCGGCCCGGCTGTGGCTCCAAGCGAGCATCCGCCTGACGCGTTCCCAGGCGGATCTCCATGCCGCCATCTTCTCGAATGACGGCTCCGAGGAGAGCCTCGACCGCTACGCGAGCGCGCGCGCTGAACTCGACTCAGCCGAGGCGTGGGCCCTGCGCGTCGCCAAGGCGCTGCCGAAGAGCTCCTAG